One window from the genome of Sulfurimonas crateris encodes:
- a CDS encoding TolC family protein, translating into MRFLFPMLYIPIFLYSYTLDELIELSHKNRVVESATHSLGAKEKAYESSKSSYLPTLELGATYQNVYEETAALAENSLRVQASLKYTLYDGGKKGSLYSQLESSIDASKQNVEATKNNISLDVARLYFGYLSLESDKDATNQEIEQLKAEFKRLDLFYKSGSATKDEVAKIDSRLKNSMVMLNEIELESQRILHTLEYYTTQKIQKIDDGSVVTLNEQERVARADIESLEYEALSVLHEAETKKSENLPKVYFDNTLSYSDYYFEDKSLEGSFLVDTQNIAMLNVTWNVFDFGARSKNYESKYYEYLSKKSTLEHEKHRADVEYRFAKKALEIAKLKVDATKATLDAASSTYELVKFKYQNGTIDNVAYLESMSEKYDAARGYERALLDLEVKKAELIYYSGKDVKEFL; encoded by the coding sequence GTGAGATTTTTATTTCCTATGCTCTACATCCCGATTTTTCTATACTCATATACGCTTGATGAGCTTATAGAGTTATCGCATAAAAACAGGGTTGTCGAGTCTGCTACGCATTCACTTGGTGCAAAAGAGAAAGCTTATGAGAGCTCCAAGAGTTCGTACCTGCCGACATTAGAGCTTGGTGCAACATATCAAAACGTTTATGAAGAGACTGCTGCATTGGCGGAAAATTCACTAAGAGTCCAAGCTAGTTTGAAGTACACGCTTTATGACGGCGGTAAAAAAGGGAGTCTTTATAGCCAGTTAGAATCAAGCATAGATGCTAGCAAACAAAATGTAGAGGCTACTAAAAATAACATATCTCTTGATGTGGCAAGGCTCTACTTTGGGTACCTCTCGCTAGAATCCGACAAAGATGCTACAAACCAAGAGATAGAACAGCTAAAGGCGGAGTTTAAACGACTCGACCTCTTTTACAAATCAGGCTCTGCGACAAAAGATGAGGTTGCAAAGATTGACTCCAGACTTAAAAACTCAATGGTTATGCTAAACGAGATAGAGCTGGAATCACAGAGGATACTGCACACTCTTGAGTACTACACGACACAAAAGATCCAAAAGATAGATGATGGCTCAGTAGTCACACTAAATGAGCAGGAGAGAGTTGCTAGAGCCGATATTGAATCACTTGAGTATGAAGCACTCTCTGTTTTGCATGAAGCCGAGACAAAAAAGAGCGAGAATCTGCCAAAGGTCTATTTTGACAATACGCTGAGTTACAGCGACTACTATTTTGAGGACAAGAGCCTAGAGGGCAGTTTCTTGGTAGATACTCAAAATATAGCTATGCTAAACGTCACTTGGAACGTCTTTGACTTTGGCGCAAGAAGCAAAAATTATGAATCAAAATATTATGAGTATCTTAGTAAAAAGTCCACGCTTGAGCATGAGAAGCATAGAGCAGATGTTGAGTATAGATTTGCAAAAAAGGCGCTTGAAATTGCAAAACTAAAAGTTGACGCAACCAAAGCAACGCTGGATGCAGCATCTTCTACTTATGAGCTTGTAAAGTTTAAGTACCAAAACGGAACTATAGATAATGTAGCGTATCTCGAATCAATGAGCGAGAAGTATGATGCCGCTAGAGGTTATGAAAGAGCGCTTTTGGATCTGGAAGTGAAAAAAGCGGAGCTGATCTACTACAGCGGAAAAGATGTAAAGGAGTTTTTATAG
- a CDS encoding efflux RND transporter periplasmic adaptor subunit, with the protein MKNLVLSLVAVSLLFVGCSDEEGAVSSQPQMAQMPPLSVKAQVVKYEKVDFTKSYSAVLKPFKEVEIVARINGVLEKENFIEGSFVKEGDVIYEIQKGEYKAALDETKATLLKAEANFNKASKDWSRAEYLFKNSAISEQQRDELLYAYDNAKAEVQKAEAAVANAELKYSYTTIKAPISGVIGISSSDEGSYINVDAPSANLTTITSLDSIYAEFSVPSSDVYKYSSQIKNSVPVSLVLGSKTYSGRVDYVAPKLDMQTDTLGLRAVFKNPNRELVVGSYVEVGMDGFSYDNVVKIPQNALIKTPEAVMVYVAKDGVVSMRPVEVLQVMDGVALISKGLSEQESVVVSNIAKLRPNSKVAIMDGK; encoded by the coding sequence ATGAAAAATTTAGTATTGTCGCTTGTGGCGGTCTCACTGCTGTTTGTGGGGTGTAGTGATGAAGAGGGTGCTGTTTCAAGCCAGCCGCAGATGGCACAGATGCCGCCGCTGAGCGTAAAAGCCCAAGTCGTAAAATATGAGAAGGTTGATTTTACCAAAAGTTACTCGGCAGTTTTAAAACCCTTCAAAGAGGTTGAGATCGTTGCTAGAATAAACGGAGTTTTAGAAAAAGAGAACTTTATAGAGGGCTCGTTTGTCAAAGAGGGCGATGTCATCTATGAGATACAAAAAGGGGAGTACAAAGCTGCGCTCGATGAGACAAAAGCGACACTCCTAAAAGCAGAAGCGAACTTTAACAAAGCTTCAAAAGATTGGAGCAGAGCCGAGTATCTATTTAAAAACAGCGCGATAAGCGAGCAGCAAAGAGATGAGCTTTTATATGCTTATGATAATGCAAAAGCTGAAGTGCAAAAGGCGGAAGCAGCAGTTGCAAACGCAGAGCTGAAATATAGCTATACGACCATAAAAGCACCGATAAGCGGTGTAATAGGCATAAGCAGTAGTGATGAGGGAAGTTACATAAACGTAGATGCTCCAAGTGCAAATCTCACGACCATAACATCATTGGATTCTATATATGCAGAGTTCTCCGTGCCTAGCAGCGATGTTTACAAGTACTCTTCACAAATAAAAAACTCCGTACCCGTATCTCTTGTGCTAGGTTCAAAAACATACAGCGGCAGAGTTGATTATGTGGCTCCAAAGCTTGATATGCAGACCGATACACTTGGGCTTAGAGCAGTTTTTAAAAATCCAAACAGAGAGCTTGTGGTAGGCTCTTACGTTGAGGTCGGAATGGATGGGTTTAGTTATGACAATGTCGTGAAGATCCCGCAAAATGCCCTGATAAAAACTCCAGAAGCGGTAATGGTATATGTTGCCAAAGATGGCGTGGTATCTATGCGCCCGGTTGAGGTTTTACAGGTAATGGACGGTGTTGCACTGATCTCTAAGGGACTTAGTGAGCAAGAGAGCGTTGTCGTGAGCAATATTGCAAAGCTGAGACCAAACTCAAAAGTGGCTATCATGGACGGTAAATAA